TACAAAGAAGACTTGCTCACaaagtatttttaattaaaataaaagttatatttactattattttttttatatctaatctcGTGTATATACTAAAGAAGAatatgataattaattatttatcttttaatactTAAAGAAATACACTCAAGGCTTACCTCCATTTAAATTTTTACATATAAAAATACAAGAATACTTTATGATATTGATAATGATCTAAGCTAAGACGTGGCACCATGCATAAAGAGTCTATATATAGAAGAGTATTATCGCCATCTATGTTATTAATTGTTCTATAAAAATGAATATGGGAAGCAAAGAAGAAGTAGTAGTAGGTGCTTGTGAGAAAGTTGCAAAGGACAAGTACAGATCCTTCTTGCATGACGAAGGTGAAAGCAATACCCTTTGGAGGCATGGTGCTCCTCCAACCTATCATGATGTTAACCTACTTTTTGAACAAGGAAGAACAAAGGTAATCAATTAATAACAAATTAACAACAATACATATGGATGCATGAATTTTTTACAATATTTGATCAGGTGTGGCCGGAAGGATCATTAGAGGAAATAGTGCAAAATGCTATAAAATCATGGGAAATGGAGCTTTCACACAAGATCCGCTTGCAGGACTTTAAGACCATCAACCCTGAAAAATTCAAGCTTTTCGTTAATGGTATGTaatatgttttattttatatatacatcTAAGTTAGGAAGAGTTTATTTTGATATCTAATACTACTAATATTATTTCAGTAATTTTAACGGTTAattttatgattgaaaaataaacaactaaaactattaaaaatatcAGTATTTTTATAATACCGGAAAACTTTTTATGATTTATAGATGCACACCACCTTTGTTTTCTTGGGATAAAACATTAATTTAGTGATGTTATTATATTTTCCTCTATTCAATCAATGATCACATAATCATGCAAAATAATAGATTATATTGTCACCAGTTTAATTTCCCATGCACCCCAATCCCCATCTTGGGAGTTATAATTTTTACTAAAACTAACACTTCCACACAAAAGATCAATTTGGCCTTATCCAACCACCATCACCTTAATTGGGTAGCCATGAAAATTATATTTtgggaacaaaaaaaaaaattataattttcacTTTCTTCTCATTATTTTGTGTGGGTTGTTGGATAGTCTTATCATGATGATGATGGCATGTATGGTTCATTATTGTTGTTGATCAAATTCCAATAATAGGTCTTCAGCTTCAATTATAAAATTGGGTTGGGTATATCCGTATATACCTCAAACAGTCAAACAGGGTGTTTAATTGTACTACGCTGTCATTAAACTAAGCACATAGGATAAgctaaataaataagagaaatgtTAATTATTTCATTAATTCAAAGTTGTTGGATCAATTTAAATTGGACCAATAAATATATGTTTTAGGAAAGATAAAAGATATAAGACTCACGCTTTTGTTAGTTTAATCCGAAATTGTTTAAATGGAATTTCTCAATAAACATTAGCAGCATCACGTTGTTCGATGTGATACATAAAGtgccatattaaaaataatattattatttcttctgtaagcaaattaTCTGTTAAGATTTTAGCATATATAAATTATTAAGATTATTGCACGTTAATAGTTATATTATTTTGATAGAAAACTATGAATAACTTATTACACTCGAACAAAAATTATTAAGATAATCATAACTAAGGATGACAAAGTAGGTATTTCGTTTTGCTCCGTCAAGACATGCAAAAAAATGGATTGGACCAGTTCGTTCTGccaaatttaacaaaatattagTCAACTCCGTTACTTTTAGAAGCGGAgacaaaaaatatttacacaataaaataaaattaaaattaaattaaaaaaaaattaaactaaaatttacatataatttacatgtaaaaaattaaaattaaaaaaaaattgttgctttttttctttccatATCATATNNNNNNNNNNNNNNNNNNNNNNNNNTAATTATCCATAATGGTATGGATAATTAagtgaaaaatatttaatttacacTGATTATTATTGTTTAAACTATAATCGATTCTATCATTCTTAGAATATGATTTTAATTTTCCGGTACCTACTTAGAACTTCAAttgttttatataaaaatatttaacatATACTACTTTCCATAAAACTTTTTCTTTAAATACATGTCggaaaacaaattataaaaattatatataaaatttaaaattatatataaaatatattatcaATTAAAAAACACATGTGTATTATActagataatatataatattttcatCTATATTATTTAAACCTAcgttaaatataaatttaaattgatCTAAAAGAAAGTTTTACAGAACAATATTAATCCTCACCGCTTTGTCCGACTTACTGATCGGTTTAAGCGGTTTTTTCATCTAGCCTAATCCTAAATTAAATTTTGGATGGTTTAAAGATTTTTTTAGACTAATCAAGTGTGGCAGCTGGGGCGTCCAAAACTGCCCTATTCGACTTAATCCGGTAACTTAGACAGTAAATTTATAAATTTGTTAAATTTCAacttttataatatataatataatgttGATAAGATGTTTGATTGTGTATGAATAGGGAGAGAGGGATTAAACGCAGAGGAAACATTAAAGGTGGGAAGTTACAATGCTCTGTTGGGAAGTTCTCTGCCAAAGGAATTGAAGGCTTACAGATCAGAAGAAGAGACATTTGAATCATCACATGAAGCATTCAGATCAGCATTTCCACGTGGATTTGCATGGGAAGTGATTCAAGTGTATAGTGGACCACCTCACATTGCTTTCAAATTTAGGCATTGGGGCTTCTTTGAAGGACCTTTCAAGGGACATC
The DNA window shown above is from Arachis ipaensis cultivar K30076 chromosome B08, Araip1.1, whole genome shotgun sequence and carries:
- the LOC107614404 gene encoding pathogen-related protein; the encoded protein is MNMGSKEEVVVGACEKVAKDKYRSFLHDEGESNTLWRHGAPPTYHDVNLLFEQGRTKVWPEGSLEEIVQNAIKSWEMELSHKIRLQDFKTINPEKFKLFVNGREGLNAEETLKVGSYNALLGSSLPKELKAYRSEEETFESSHEAFRSAFPRGFAWEVIQVYSGPPHIAFKFRHWGFFEGPFKGHLPNGNMLHFYGLATLKVDNSLRVEEVEVYYDPGELLGGLISGAHTEEKNNTKISAASQGCPFSTK